One Pseudomonas syringae CC1557 genomic window, TCCCCGTCGTACCGCGCGCCGAAATGCTCGCCGAGCTGATGCGTTATCGCCACGGCATCGCCGTTGCCGGTACGCACGGCAAGACCACCACCACCAGCCTGATCGCTTCGGTGTTCGCGGCCGGTGGCCTGGACCCGACGTTTGTGATTGGCGGCCGGCTGAACGCTGCCGGCACCAACGCGCAGTTGGGCACCAGTCGTTATCTGATCGCCGAGGCCGATGAGAGCGATGCCAGCTTCCTGCACCTGCAACCGCTGGTGGCTGTGGTCACCAACATCGACGCCGATCACATGGCGACCTACGAGGGTGACTTCAACAAACTGAAGAAGACCTTTGTCGAATTCCTGCACAACCTGCCGTTCTACGGTCTGGCGGTGATGTGCATCGACGATCCTGTGGTGCGTGAGATTCTGCCGCTGGTCAAACGTCCGACCCTGACCTACGGCTTCAGCGAAGAAGCCGACGTGCGTGCGATCAATGTGCGTCAGGACGGCATGCTGACTTTCTTCACCGTGCTGCGCCGCGACCGCGAGCCGCTGGATGTGTCAGTGAACATGCCCGGCAACCACAACGTACTCAACTCGTTGGCCACCATCGCCATTGCGACCGACGAAGGCGTCAGCGATGAAGCCATCGTCCAGGGCCTTTCGGGCTTCCAGGGCGTGGGCCGACGCTTCCAGATCTACGGCGAACTGCCGGTCGAAGGCGGCAACGTCATGCTGGTCGACGACTACGGTCACCACCCGCGTGAAGTCGCAGCGGTGATCAATGCTGTACGCGGCGGCTGGCCGGATCGTCGTCTGGTCATGGTTTACCAGCCGCACCGTTTCAGCCGCACACGCGATCTGTACGACGATTTTGTGCAGGTGCTGGCCGACGCCAACGTGCTGTTGCTGA contains:
- the murC gene encoding UDP-N-acetylmuramate--L-alanine ligase, with the translated sequence MVENQRAMPQPEMRRIRRIHFVGIGGVGMCGIAEVLLNLGYEVSGSDLKSSAVTQRLESFGAQIFLGHRAENTIGSDVLVVSSAVNTSNPEVATALERRIPVVPRAEMLAELMRYRHGIAVAGTHGKTTTTSLIASVFAAGGLDPTFVIGGRLNAAGTNAQLGTSRYLIAEADESDASFLHLQPLVAVVTNIDADHMATYEGDFNKLKKTFVEFLHNLPFYGLAVMCIDDPVVREILPLVKRPTLTYGFSEEADVRAINVRQDGMLTFFTVLRRDREPLDVSVNMPGNHNVLNSLATIAIATDEGVSDEAIVQGLSGFQGVGRRFQIYGELPVEGGNVMLVDDYGHHPREVAAVINAVRGGWPDRRLVMVYQPHRFSRTRDLYDDFVQVLADANVLLLMEVYPAGEEPIPGADSRNLCHSIRQRGQLDPIYIERGVELAPLVKPLLRAGDILLCQGAGDIGGLAPQLLKSPLFVGAKVASTEGKLK